Proteins from a single region of Scatophagus argus isolate fScaArg1 chromosome 23, fScaArg1.pri, whole genome shotgun sequence:
- the LOC124054832 gene encoding solute carrier family 12 member 3-like, protein MGQFASRNGGLVLPRVRFSTNEEGPPRYSSHHFDGRSQQQDGNLQIPPTIVVSDVDSSGSACERSKIDLRRSSIYSTLDLVPQLDHYASTLPRSQARSRPSLEALRKAFEDVEVTSAATDSGGIILPASDSGNEQSEAETEKAPVRFGWIIGVMVRCMLNIWGVILFLRLSWITSQAGILLTWLIILMSVTVTSVTALSISAIATNGRVVSGGAYFMISRSLGPEIGGPIGMVFSFANALACALNTVGFAEVVRDLLQEFDVVMVDAINDVRIVGVITVTALLLISLAGMEWESKTQILFFVVLLVSFANYLVGTFIPPTPEKQSIGIFGYRADIFLENLKPDWRGPEGNFFQMFAIFFPSAIGILSGANISGDLKDPATAIPKGTLMAIFWTTFSYLVISITVASCVVRDASGNITDILNGNITDGCVGLACNMGWNFTECIESQSCTFGLANSSKVLGQVSGFYYLITAGVFAASLSSALGFLVSAPKVFQCLCRDNIYPYIGFFAKGYGKNDEPLRAYILCYIISVGFILIAELNTIAALISNFFLCSYSLINFSCFHASITNSPGWRPSFHYFSKWTALFGAVISVVLMFLFTWWAALTTFCIIFFLFGYVNYNKPKVNWGSSVQAGTYNMALSYSVSLSGVEDHVKNFRPQCLVLTGPPNQRPALVDFVGSFTKHISLMICGDIIMEEDRQTRPQDATDRLVKWMNKRKVRSFYTPFSADDLRGGARHLLQASGLGKMKPNTLVLGFKANWRENSPESIEDYINTIYDTFDSNYCLCILRMMDGLDISDQFQFEDNQGFEPDESVENDDQQSPEGESADDISDKGDSDQIKTVFQNDQGKKTIDVYWIADDGGLTLLVPYLLTRRKRWHRSKVRVFIIGDEQNKEEGRNEMIALLKRFRLDVSDVIVMTDSERRPHAKNLSRFVDSVAPFRLHDEQQESVSVQELRHSTPWKISDKEFEAFKLKSERKVRLNEIIRKNSQHAALVLVSLPVPHSDCPSALYMAWLDTLTCGLHCPVVLIRGNQQNVLTFYCQ, encoded by the exons ATGGGGCAGTTCGCATCCAGAAATGGCGGGTTGGTTCTTCCTCGTGTCCGCTTCTCAACCAATGAGGAAGGACCTCCCAGGTACTCTTCACATCATTTTGATGGCAGGAGTCAGCAACAGGACGGTAACCTCCAGATTCCTCCAACCATCGTGGTCTCCGATGTGGATTCAAG TGGATCGGCGTGTGAGAGATCAAAGATAGATCTGCGGAGATCTTCCATCTACAGCACGTTAGACCTGGTGCCACAGCTGGACCATTACGCCAGCACGCTGCCACGCAGTCAGGCGAGGAGCCGACCATCTCTGGAGGCTCTCCGCAAGGCTTTTGAG GATGTGGAGGTGACAAGCGCCGCCACAGACTCAGGAGGCATCATTCTGCCGGCGAGCGACAGCGGGAATGAGCAGTCAGAAGCTGAGACGGAAAAAGCTCCTGTTCGATTTGGCTGGATAATTGGAGTCATG GTTCGTTGCATGCTGAATATTTGGGGAGTCATCTTGTTTCTCCGCCTATCGTGGATCACCTCTCAAGCAGGCATTT TGTTGACCTGGCTTATTATCCTGATGTCTGTGACGGTGACCTCGGTGACTgccctctccatctctgccatCGCCACCAACGGGAGGGTGGTCTCAG GTGGGGCGTATTTCATGATCTCCCGCTCTCTGGGTCCTGAAATTGGCGGACCAATTGGGATGGTCTTTTCTTTCGCCAACGCTCTGGCCTGCGCCCTCAACACCGTCGGCTTTGCAGAGGTGGTCCGTGATCTGCTGCAG GAGTTTGATGTCGTCATGGTTGACGCGATAAATGACGTCCGCATCGTGGGCGTTATCACGGTAACTGCTCTTCTGCTCATTTCATTGGCAGGAATGGAGTGGGAGTCCAAG ACCCAGATTTTGTTCTTTGTAGTCCTCTTGGTCTCGTTTGCCAACTACCTTGTGGGTACATTCATCCCTCCCACTCCAGAGAAACAGTCCATAGGCATCTTTGGGTACCGTG CGGACATCTTTTTAGAAAACCTGAAACCAGACTGGAGAGGACCTGAAGGCAACTTTTTCcaaatgtttgccattttcttCCCTTCCGCCATTGGCATCCTCTCTGGAGCCAACATCTCCGGAGACCTCAAA GACCCTGCTACTGCTATTCCCAAAGGCACCCTCATGGCCATTTTCTGGACTACATTCAGCTATCTAGTCATTTCTATAACTGTTG CGTCGTGTGTGGTGCGGGACGCCTCTGGTAATATTACCGACATCCTGAATGGAAACATCACCGATGGTTGCGTGGGTTTGGCGTGTAACATGGGCTGGAACTTCACAGAGTGCATCGAGTCACAGTCTTGTACATTTGGTCTGGCCAACAGTTCAAAG GTACTGGGCCAAGTTTCAGGTTTCTACTACCTCATCACTGCTGGAGTGTTTGCAGCCAGCTTGTCATCGGCCCTGGGCTTCCTCGTCTCTGCCCCTAAAGTCTTTCAG TGTCTTTGCAGAGACAACATATACCCATACATTGGATTCTTTGCAAAGGGTTATGGGAAAAATGACGAGCCACTCCGGGCCTACATTCTTTGCTACATCATTTCTGTAGGCTTCATTCTCATTG CTGAGCTGAATACCATCGCCGCCTTGATCTCCAACTTCTTCCTGTGCTCCTATAGCCTCATCAACTTCAGCTGCTTTCATGCTTCGATCACCAACTCCCCCG GCTGGAGGCCGTCATTCCACTACTTCAGTAAATGGACAGCTTTGTTTGGAGCAGTGATCTCCGTGGTGCTCATGTTCCTGTTCACCTGGTGGGCTGCTCTCACCACCTTCTGCatcatcttcttcctgtttggATACGTCAACTACAACAAGCCAA AGGTGAACTGGGGCTCATCAGTCCAGGCAGGTACTTACAACATGGCTTTGTCCTACTCCGTGTCTCTCTCTGGTGTTGAGGATCATGTTAAGAATTTTAG ACCGCAATGTCTCGTGCTGACTGGGCCACCAAACCAGCGACCAGCTTTGGTGGACTTTGTCGGCTCCTTCACCAAACATATAAGCCTCATGATCTGTGGGGACATCATCATG GAGGAGGACAGGCAGACTCGGCCACAGGATGCCACAGATCGGTTGGTAAAGTGGATGAACAAGAGGAAGGTGCGATCCTTTTACACACCTTTCAGCGCTGACGACCTCAGAGGTGGAGCTCGACACTTGCTACAG GCTTCCGGTCTTGGCAAGATGAAGCCCAACACTTTGGTCCTGGGCTTCAAGGCAAACTGGAGGGAAAATTCTCCTGAGAGCATTGAAGATTATATCAACACCATATA TGATACCTTTGACTCCAACTATTGTTTGTGCATCTTGAGGATGATGGACGGGCTGGACATCTCTGACCAGTTTCAGTTTGAAG ATAACCAGGGCTTTGAGCCTGATGAATCTGTTGAAAATGACGACCAGCAATCTCCTGAGGGGGAATCAG CTGACGACATCTCCGATAAAGGCGACAGCGATCAGATCAAAACTGTGTTTCAGAATGACCAGGGGAAGAAGACCATCGACGTCTACTGGATCGCTGATGACGGAG GTCTGACTCTGTTGGTGCCTTACCTGCTCACCAGGAGGAAACGCTGGCACCGCAGTAAGGTCAGGGTCTTCATCATAGGAGATGAACAAAACAAGGAGGAAGGCCGCAATga GATGATTGCACTGCTGAAGAGGTTTCGTTTGGATGTCAGTGACGTCATAGTGATGACGGACAGTGAGAGGCGTCCACATGCCAAGAA CCTGAGCAGGTTTGTGGACAGTGTCGCCCCCTTCAGGCTACATGATGAACAGCAGGAAAGTGTCTCAGTTCAGGAACTGAGACATAGCACTCCGTGGAAAATATCAGACAAAGAGTTTGAGGCCTTCAAActtaag